A genomic stretch from Lathyrus oleraceus cultivar Zhongwan6 chromosome 2, CAAS_Psat_ZW6_1.0, whole genome shotgun sequence includes:
- the LOC127118904 gene encoding uncharacterized protein LOC127118904, producing the protein METQNTNSQSKLARTKSSLLRCSSPTNRSSIHSLGSVNEDEFYDVEKLDKKKKKNGNKKNKKKRGFDSGSGSGSIRFVAAPILGFFSGCSLFFYVFYFFYIGSVGPTSENVLLILIFVAVALYLVNRNKRVIHRSVSVLKHSWDGNLKRLGFSSKGSEKPVQWFIGETGSADKEKVKVKENGTRKEGVECYSNGDFYEGEFHGGKCNGSGVYHYFGSGRYEGDWVDGKYDGYGIESWARGSRYKGCYRQGLRHGYGVYRFYTGDSYSGEWCNGQSHGFGVQSCSDGSCYVGEFKFGVKHGLGCYQFRNGDKYTGEYFGDKIHGFGVYHFANGHCYEGAWHEGRRQGYGVYSFRNGDRKHGEWDGGVLRQSLPPQTHAVLTSVQAARRTAENAVNLLRNDEQVNKAVTAANRAATAARVAAVKAVQNRMGGKFCNDQV; encoded by the exons ATGGAAACTCAGAATACGAATAGCCAAAGCAAGCTCGCCCGAACCAAATCCTCTCTGCTTCGGTGTTCTTCTCCGACCAACAGATCCTCCATTCATAGCCTCGGTTCAGTAAATGAAGACGAGTTTTACGATGTAGAGAAACTCgataagaagaagaagaaaaacgGAAATAAAAAGAATAAGAAGAAGCGAGGGTTCGATTCCGGTTCAGGTTCTGGTTCGATCCGGTTCGTTGCTGCTCCGATTCTAGGTTTTTTCAGCGGGTGTTCACTCTTCTTCTACGTTTTCTATTTTTTCTATATTGGGTCAGTGGGTCCCACTTCCGAGAACGTGTTGCTGATTCTAATATTCGTGGCTGTAGCGCTTTACTTGGTAAACAGGAACAAACGCGTGATTCATAGAAGCGTTTCGGTTTTGAAACATTCATGGGACGGGAATTTGAAAAGACTCGGGTTTAGTTCCAAAGGAAGTGAGAAACCGGTTCAGTGGTTTATCGGTGAAACCGGTTCAGCGGATAAGGAGAAGGTGAAAGTGAAGGAGAATGGAACAAGGAAAGAGGGTGTGGAGTGTTACAGCAATGGTGATTTTTACGAAGGAGAGTTTCATGGAGGAAAGTGTAATGGAAGTGGGGTTTATCACTATTTTGGGAGTGGAAGATATGAAGGTGATTGGGTTGATGGAAAGTATGATGGTTATGGAATTGAGAGCTGGGCTAGGGGGAGTCGTTATAAGGGCTGTTATAGACAAGGTTTGAGACATGGTTATGGAGTTTATAGATTCTATACTGGTGATTCTTATTCTGGAGAATGGTGTAATGGACAGAGTCATGGTTTCGGGGTTCAATCTTGTTCCGATGGTAGTTGTTATGTTGGTGAGTTTAAGTTTGGTGTCAAACATGGACTTGGATGTTACCAATTTAG AAATGGAGATAAATATACTGGGGAGTATTTTGGAGACAAAATCCATGGATTTGGGGTCTACCATTTTGCGAATGGACATTGCTATGAAGGAGCATGGCACGAAGGTCGTAGGCAAGGTTATGGTGTTTATAGTTTTCGAAATGGAGACAGAAAACATGGTGAATGGGATGGTGGCGTCCTTAGGCAATCTCTACCACCACAGACTCATGCTGTCCTTACATCAGTTCAG GCTGCTAGGAGAACAGCTGAAAATGCTGTAAACCTTCTCCGGAATGATGAACAAGTGAACAAAGCAGTAACCGCTGCGAACAGAGCGGCGACTGCTGCTAGAGTTGCAGCAGTGAAAGCTGTTCAGAATAGAATGGGTGGAAAATTTTGCAATGATCAAGTTTAA